The following proteins are encoded in a genomic region of Sorangiineae bacterium MSr12523:
- a CDS encoding TetR/AcrR family transcriptional regulator, protein MSTEAPKPLTRRAERTRAKLVTAARKVFEKHGVLETRIVDIAKEAGVAVGSFYTYFESKEELLREVAATLYVELIPPLPAEVGPDPRARIEAGNRAYVRAYEKNARILTLVQHQTLSDATLRGLYEEARAAFIARVERSIRRLQREGLSPKDVSPRLAAHMLAGMVHEFCYTTFGFGTVDFDPEEAVSTLTTLWTRALALKPETKKKSKP, encoded by the coding sequence ATGTCCACCGAGGCCCCGAAACCCCTCACGCGACGCGCCGAGCGCACCCGGGCCAAGCTCGTCACGGCGGCGCGGAAGGTGTTCGAAAAGCACGGCGTCCTCGAAACGCGCATCGTGGACATCGCCAAGGAAGCCGGCGTGGCGGTGGGGTCGTTCTACACGTACTTCGAATCGAAGGAAGAGCTGCTCCGCGAGGTGGCCGCCACCCTTTACGTCGAGCTCATCCCGCCCTTGCCCGCCGAGGTCGGGCCCGATCCGCGGGCGCGCATCGAGGCCGGCAACCGTGCCTACGTGCGCGCCTACGAGAAGAACGCGCGCATCCTGACCTTGGTGCAGCATCAAACGCTGTCCGATGCCACGTTGCGTGGGCTCTACGAGGAGGCGCGTGCGGCCTTCATTGCGCGCGTCGAGCGATCCATCCGGCGCCTTCAGCGCGAAGGGCTCTCGCCGAAGGACGTCTCCCCGCGCCTTGCCGCGCACATGCTCGCGGGCATGGTGCACGAGTTTTGTTACACGACCTTCGGCTTCGGAACCGTCGACTTCGACCCGGAAGAAGCCGTCTCCACGCTGACCACGTTGTGGACGCGGGCGCTCGCGTTGAAACCCGAGACCAAGAAAAAGAGCAAACCATGA
- a CDS encoding acyl-CoA carboxylase subunit beta: MTAISSTIDTRSAAFAKNREDMLALVAELRAIEAKGRTEEESKRARYEKRGQLLPRQRVMRVLDRGSPWLELSTLCGYKMNDDKDGALAGGNMIVGIGYVSGVRTMVTASNSAIKGGTIAPMGVQKGLRAQEIALEQKLPAISLVESGGANLLYQADIFIPGGRTFANQARASAAGIPQITVVHGSSTAGGAYMPGLSDYVIMVRGRAKVFLAGPPLLLAATGEVATDEDLGGAEMHCRVAGTSEFLAEDDADALRIAREVMANIGYGSVAPKIAEYVPPRYDPDELCGVVPVDYKKPIDCREIIARIVDGSEFLEFKSEYDAQTICGHASICGVRVGILGNNGPITVHGATKAGQFIQLCCQSNIPLVYFMNTTGYMVGTAAERGGMVKHGSKMIQAVANATVPQITIVVGGSFGAGNYGMCGRGFGPDFIFSWPNARTAVMGGEQAAKVMSIVTREKWKAAGKTFDDSDEGMLSAIEKTIIDQFDRESHAFATSARLFDDGIIDPRDTRKVLAFVLSICEEARARKVHPTSFGVARL, encoded by the coding sequence ATGACGGCGATCTCATCGACCATCGACACGCGCAGCGCGGCCTTCGCCAAGAACCGCGAGGACATGCTGGCCCTCGTGGCGGAGCTTCGCGCCATCGAGGCCAAAGGCCGCACGGAGGAAGAGAGCAAACGCGCCCGCTACGAAAAGCGCGGCCAGCTTCTGCCGCGCCAGCGCGTCATGCGCGTGCTCGACCGCGGAAGCCCCTGGCTCGAGCTTTCGACCTTGTGCGGCTACAAGATGAACGACGACAAAGACGGCGCGCTCGCCGGCGGCAACATGATCGTCGGCATCGGCTACGTCTCGGGCGTGCGCACGATGGTGACGGCGAGCAACTCGGCCATCAAAGGCGGAACCATCGCGCCCATGGGCGTGCAAAAAGGCCTGCGGGCACAAGAAATTGCGCTCGAGCAGAAGCTGCCGGCCATTTCGCTCGTGGAGTCGGGCGGGGCCAATCTCCTCTATCAGGCCGATATCTTCATTCCGGGCGGGCGCACCTTCGCGAACCAAGCCAGGGCGTCGGCCGCGGGCATCCCGCAGATCACGGTGGTGCACGGCTCGTCGACGGCCGGCGGCGCGTACATGCCCGGGCTCTCGGATTACGTCATCATGGTGCGCGGCCGCGCCAAAGTCTTTCTCGCGGGCCCGCCCCTCTTGCTCGCCGCCACCGGTGAAGTCGCCACCGACGAAGACTTGGGCGGTGCCGAGATGCACTGCCGCGTGGCCGGCACCAGCGAATTTCTGGCCGAGGACGACGCCGACGCGCTCCGCATCGCCCGCGAGGTGATGGCCAACATCGGATACGGATCCGTCGCGCCGAAAATCGCGGAGTACGTCCCGCCGCGGTACGATCCCGATGAATTGTGCGGCGTCGTTCCGGTCGACTACAAGAAGCCCATCGACTGCCGCGAAATCATCGCGCGCATCGTCGATGGGAGCGAGTTCCTCGAGTTCAAGTCGGAATACGATGCGCAGACCATCTGCGGACACGCCTCCATCTGCGGCGTGCGCGTGGGCATCCTCGGCAACAACGGGCCCATCACCGTGCACGGCGCCACCAAGGCGGGGCAGTTCATTCAGCTATGTTGCCAGAGCAACATACCGCTCGTGTACTTCATGAACACCACCGGGTACATGGTGGGGACGGCGGCCGAGCGCGGGGGCATGGTCAAGCACGGCTCCAAGATGATTCAGGCCGTGGCCAATGCGACGGTGCCGCAGATCACCATCGTGGTGGGCGGCAGCTTCGGCGCGGGCAACTATGGTATGTGCGGGCGCGGCTTCGGGCCGGACTTCATCTTCTCCTGGCCCAACGCGCGCACCGCGGTGATGGGCGGCGAGCAGGCGGCCAAGGTCATGAGCATCGTCACGCGCGAGAAGTGGAAGGCCGCAGGCAAGACCTTCGACGACTCGGACGAGGGCATGCTCTCGGCCATCGAGAAGACCATCATCGACCAATTCGATCGGGAGTCGCACGCGTTCGCCACCAGCGCGCGCCTCTTCGACGACGGGATCATCGATCCACGCGACACGCGCAAAGTGCTCGCCTTCGTGCTCTCGATTTGCGAGGAGGCGAGGGCCCGCAAGGTCCACCCCACGAGCTTCGGCGTGGCTCGGCTGTGA
- a CDS encoding biotin/lipoyl-binding protein, whose protein sequence is MTKRFRRVLVANRGEIAVRVLRGARAAGHETVAVYSDADKNALHVREAHRAVRIGPAPATESYLSIERLLAAAKDSGAEAVHPGYGFLSERAEFARAVTDAGLVFIGPDASSIEAMGNKSAAKLRMIEAGVPCVPGYQGGGDDQALLEAARSIGFPIMVKAAAGGGGRGMRLVHDAGALPDALRSARSEAQNAFGSGELLLEKAIVGARHVEIQVFGDRHGNVVHFGERDCSVQRRNQKVVEEAPSPAVNEALRAAMGDAAVRAAKAVKYVGAGTVEFLLDREGHFYFLEMNTRLQVEHPVTELVYDVDLVAWQLLVAQGERLPLSQEEILRRRRGHAIEVRLCTEDPGQEYLPQTGPVLLWQPPRGEGLRVDTYLETGTVIGPYYDSMQAKIIAHGSDRESARARLVQALADTALFGVQSNREFLSRIVGSNAFGADDVATDFLQKNEALVTASPPPHHIAVAAAAFVADDARSLAAGGALESSLLGWHSNLVMPTAMTVARRGQDAALTLTPLEPGGYRVQHGSQDGCELRELSCDGTSLRYTLGGVRHVARYVRRGDTLWIDAEGATEAYVDRTYHPAEKAVPGADGLVRANMDGKVVRVAVEAGAKVEKGQLLVVLEAMKLELEFPAPIAGTVQEITARTGDQVTTGQVLVRIS, encoded by the coding sequence ATGACGAAACGCTTTCGACGGGTTCTGGTCGCCAACCGCGGTGAAATCGCCGTGCGCGTTCTGCGCGGCGCACGTGCCGCCGGCCATGAGACGGTCGCCGTGTACAGCGACGCCGACAAAAATGCACTTCACGTGCGCGAGGCGCATCGGGCCGTTCGCATCGGGCCTGCACCTGCAACGGAGTCGTATTTGTCGATCGAACGGCTCCTCGCGGCCGCCAAAGACTCGGGCGCCGAGGCGGTGCACCCCGGGTACGGTTTTCTCTCGGAGCGCGCGGAATTCGCCCGCGCCGTGACCGATGCGGGCCTCGTGTTCATCGGCCCCGACGCGAGCTCCATCGAGGCCATGGGCAACAAGAGCGCGGCCAAGTTGCGCATGATCGAGGCAGGCGTCCCCTGCGTCCCCGGCTACCAAGGTGGCGGCGACGACCAGGCCCTGCTCGAGGCCGCGCGTTCCATCGGCTTTCCCATCATGGTGAAAGCCGCCGCCGGCGGTGGCGGCCGCGGCATGCGCTTGGTGCACGATGCGGGTGCGCTCCCCGACGCGTTGCGATCCGCGCGCTCGGAGGCGCAAAACGCCTTCGGCAGCGGCGAGCTTCTCCTGGAGAAGGCCATCGTGGGCGCGCGGCACGTGGAGATCCAGGTCTTCGGCGATCGGCACGGCAACGTGGTGCACTTCGGTGAGCGCGATTGCTCGGTGCAACGGCGCAATCAGAAGGTCGTCGAGGAGGCGCCAAGCCCCGCGGTGAACGAGGCCCTGCGCGCCGCCATGGGCGATGCCGCCGTGCGTGCCGCGAAGGCGGTGAAATACGTGGGCGCCGGCACCGTGGAGTTCTTGCTCGACCGCGAGGGCCATTTCTATTTCCTCGAGATGAACACGCGGCTGCAGGTCGAGCATCCGGTCACCGAGTTGGTCTACGACGTCGACCTCGTGGCCTGGCAGCTCCTGGTCGCCCAGGGCGAGCGCCTGCCCCTTTCCCAAGAGGAGATCCTGAGGCGGCGGCGAGGCCACGCCATCGAGGTGCGGCTTTGCACGGAAGATCCCGGCCAGGAATACCTGCCGCAAACGGGCCCGGTGCTTCTATGGCAGCCGCCTCGGGGTGAGGGCCTTCGCGTGGACACCTACCTGGAGACGGGCACGGTCATCGGTCCGTACTACGACTCGATGCAGGCGAAGATCATTGCGCACGGGTCGGATCGGGAGAGTGCACGCGCGCGCTTGGTGCAGGCCCTTGCCGACACGGCGCTGTTCGGCGTGCAGAGCAACCGCGAGTTTCTCTCGCGCATCGTGGGCTCCAACGCCTTTGGCGCGGACGACGTGGCCACGGATTTTCTCCAGAAGAACGAGGCGCTCGTCACCGCATCGCCGCCGCCGCACCACATCGCGGTGGCCGCGGCAGCCTTCGTAGCCGATGATGCGCGAAGCCTTGCCGCAGGCGGCGCCTTGGAGTCCTCGCTCCTCGGCTGGCACAGCAACCTGGTCATGCCCACCGCGATGACCGTCGCGCGCCGCGGGCAAGATGCCGCGCTCACGCTGACGCCCCTCGAGCCCGGTGGGTACCGCGTCCAACACGGCTCGCAAGACGGGTGCGAACTCCGCGAGCTCTCCTGCGATGGCACCTCGCTGCGTTACACATTGGGCGGCGTGCGCCATGTGGCGCGGTACGTCCGGCGGGGCGACACGCTCTGGATCGATGCGGAGGGCGCGACCGAGGCGTACGTCGACCGCACGTACCATCCGGCGGAAAAGGCGGTCCCCGGCGCCGATGGACTGGTGCGCGCCAACATGGACGGCAAGGTCGTGCGGGTCGCCGTGGAGGCGGGGGCCAAGGTCGAGAAGGGGCAGCTGCTCGTGGTCCTCGAGGCGATGAAACTCGAGCTCGAGTTCCCCGCCCCCATCGCGGGCACGGTGCAGGAAATCACCGCGCGCACGGGCGACCAGGTGACCACCGGGCAGGTGCTGGTGCGCATTTCGTGA